A genomic window from Pirellulales bacterium includes:
- a CDS encoding DUF3467 domain-containing protein: protein MPVKTLEDRAEKGPEAPSGDGVEKATLAAAPTIPTAQPTPAALTVDAKSAVCNYANFCRVTGAPEEVLLDLGLNDNPMTIPTEPVVISQRVVLNYFTAKRLLHALQLTIQRHEAAFGAIEIDVQKRVTPRGR from the coding sequence ATGCCTGTAAAAACTTTGGAAGACCGGGCCGAGAAAGGCCCGGAGGCTCCGTCGGGCGACGGAGTTGAGAAGGCCACGCTTGCCGCTGCACCCACCATCCCGACAGCGCAGCCCACGCCTGCCGCTCTAACGGTCGATGCGAAGAGTGCCGTTTGCAATTACGCGAACTTCTGCCGCGTCACCGGAGCGCCTGAAGAAGTGCTCTTGGATCTGGGGCTCAACGACAACCCCATGACCATCCCCACCGAGCCCGTGGTGATTTCTCAACGTGTCGTGCTGAATTACTTTACGGCGAAACGATTGCTCCACGCCCTGCAGCTTACGATCCAGCGGCATGAGGCGGCCTTCGGAGCGATCGAGATCGACGTACAAAAGCGGGTCACGCCGCGCGGACGTTAG
- a CDS encoding PEP-CTERM sorting domain-containing protein (PEP-CTERM proteins occur, often in large numbers, in the proteomes of bacteria that also encode an exosortase, a predicted intramembrane cysteine proteinase. The presence of a PEP-CTERM domain at a protein's C-terminus predicts cleavage within the sorting domain, followed by covalent anchoring to some some component of the (usually Gram-negative) cell surface. Many PEP-CTERM proteins exhibit an unusual sequence composition that includes large numbers of potential glycosylation sites. Expression of one such protein has been shown restore the ability of a bacterium to form floc, a type of biofilm.) — translation MSIKSIRLAPLALAAAIALLMLAAAPTASLAVAPLAPGVSLDRPGTTPPLFSPYYTPGPVPAQYSTLLISTSFPYLFTGTPSNAFLGSVTSDVWKNPANGQLAFSYKFNNLSPGPTAPVTDIVRVTLDDPTHPWNGVLISDAGSDSSGSSTPQGAALGGPSWSDGAPFVLDRDGVFAGLDAQFRDQNRGTELLSSTNDTSATFWFATSATHFGVTNVGLSDSGDTGSAHAYAPAVPEPASLLLLAIGGGCGAFGAARKRRAK, via the coding sequence GTGAGTATCAAATCAATTCGGCTCGCACCTTTGGCGTTGGCAGCGGCAATTGCCCTCTTGATGTTGGCAGCGGCACCAACGGCGTCTTTGGCCGTAGCGCCTCTCGCTCCAGGTGTTAGTCTTGATAGGCCTGGCACCACTCCACCGCTGTTCTCTCCCTACTATACGCCCGGCCCCGTGCCGGCGCAGTATTCGACCCTGCTCATCTCGACGTCGTTTCCATATCTGTTTACGGGCACTCCGAGCAACGCGTTCCTCGGGTCCGTCACGAGCGACGTTTGGAAAAACCCCGCGAACGGTCAATTGGCGTTCAGTTACAAATTCAACAATCTTTCGCCCGGTCCCACGGCCCCAGTGACGGATATCGTGCGGGTCACGCTCGACGACCCAACTCACCCCTGGAACGGAGTTTTGATCTCCGACGCCGGTTCCGACTCCTCCGGCTCATCGACGCCGCAGGGGGCCGCTCTCGGCGGCCCGTCGTGGTCAGACGGTGCCCCGTTTGTGCTCGATCGCGATGGGGTGTTCGCCGGCCTTGATGCGCAATTTCGCGACCAGAATCGCGGCACCGAACTCTTGTCGTCGACCAACGACACGTCGGCCACGTTCTGGTTCGCAACCAGCGCAACGCATTTCGGCGTGACAAACGTGGGTCTTTCCGATAGTGGCGACACCGGCAGTGCACATGCTTATGCGCCCGCGGTGCCGGAGCCAGCGAGCCTGCTGCTGCTGGCAATCGGCGGCGGATGCGGCGCTTTCGGCGCTGCGCGGAAACGTCGCGCTAAATGA
- a CDS encoding transposase → MARTARASAGGMCYHVLNRGNGRAEVFHKDGDFAAFLELMAEANERLPLRILGYVLMPNHFHLVLWPRGDGDLSRWMQWLLTSHVRRYHRHYQGSGHVWQGRFKAFPIEQDDHLLTVLRYVERNPLRANLVRRAEAWAWSSLSWRASGKRPELLSDWPVPCPRNWLATVNAAENETELAALRRSLVRGAPFGGERWSERIAARLGLESSLRPRGRPKKQKK, encoded by the coding sequence ATGGCCAGAACGGCGCGCGCTTCTGCTGGCGGGATGTGTTACCATGTGCTCAATCGCGGCAATGGCCGGGCGGAGGTGTTTCACAAGGACGGCGACTTCGCGGCGTTCCTCGAGCTGATGGCCGAGGCCAACGAGCGTTTGCCGTTGCGGATTTTGGGCTACGTGCTGATGCCCAATCATTTTCATCTGGTGCTGTGGCCGCGGGGCGACGGAGATTTGAGCCGGTGGATGCAATGGCTGCTCACGTCGCACGTGCGGCGTTATCATCGGCATTACCAGGGTAGCGGCCACGTGTGGCAAGGGCGGTTCAAGGCCTTTCCGATCGAGCAAGACGACCACCTGCTGACCGTGCTGCGTTACGTGGAGCGCAATCCGCTGCGAGCTAACTTGGTCCGGCGGGCGGAGGCCTGGGCCTGGTCGAGTTTGTCGTGGCGCGCGAGCGGCAAACGCCCCGAGTTGCTTTCCGATTGGCCTGTGCCCTGCCCAAGAAACTGGCTGGCGACGGTCAACGCGGCTGAGAACGAAACCGAACTCGCGGCGTTACGTCGCAGCCTTGTTCGCGGCGCTCCGTTCGGCGGCGAACGTTGGAGCGAGCGAATCGCCGCGCGGTTGGGCCTCGAATCCTCGCTGCGTCCTCGCGGAAGACCCAAGAAGCAGAAAAAGTAG